The following proteins are co-located in the Nonlabens ponticola genome:
- the aroC gene encoding chorismate synthase, with amino-acid sequence MAGNTFGQLFKLTTFGESHGIAIGGIIDGCPAGLQLDLKAVQRDLDRRKPGQSKIVTQRKESDTVQILSGIFEGVTTGTPIGFQIVNENQKSKDYSHIKDTYRPSHADKVYDDKYGTRDYRGGGRSSARETASRVVAGAVAKQLLAHMKIYAFTTAVGDLEQDKPYQELDFNEIENNAVRCADSAFAKACTQKILEVRKAGDTIGGVITCVIQNVDSGLGEPVFDKLHADLAKAMLSINAVKGFEYGSGFEGSKMLGSEHNDLYNQDGTTQTNLSGGIQGGISNGMDIYFKVAFKPVATIMQDQPTINSKGEQTQMQGKGRHDPCVVPRAVPIVEAMAALVLADHYLRSRTSRV; translated from the coding sequence ATGGCAGGAAATACCTTTGGACAACTTTTTAAGCTCACCACCTTTGGTGAGTCACACGGTATAGCAATAGGTGGAATCATTGACGGCTGTCCGGCTGGGCTCCAGTTGGATCTCAAAGCCGTGCAACGTGATCTTGATCGCCGTAAACCTGGCCAAAGCAAGATCGTGACCCAGCGCAAGGAATCAGATACTGTGCAGATTCTTTCTGGGATTTTTGAAGGTGTTACTACGGGAACGCCTATTGGTTTTCAAATCGTCAACGAGAACCAAAAATCAAAGGATTACTCACATATAAAAGACACGTACAGACCTAGTCATGCAGATAAGGTTTACGACGATAAATACGGTACTCGCGATTATCGTGGTGGTGGTCGCAGCAGCGCTCGTGAGACCGCTAGTAGGGTGGTGGCTGGCGCGGTGGCAAAACAGCTTTTGGCTCACATGAAAATTTATGCGTTTACCACGGCTGTAGGTGATCTAGAACAAGACAAGCCTTATCAAGAGCTTGATTTTAACGAGATCGAGAATAATGCAGTAAGGTGTGCAGATTCCGCTTTCGCGAAAGCGTGCACTCAAAAAATCCTTGAGGTCAGAAAGGCAGGTGACACTATAGGTGGCGTCATAACATGCGTTATCCAGAATGTTGACTCTGGTCTGGGCGAGCCAGTCTTTGACAAACTACATGCAGATCTTGCCAAAGCCATGCTGTCCATCAACGCGGTAAAAGGTTTTGAATACGGTAGTGGCTTTGAAGGAAGCAAGATGCTGGGCAGCGAGCATAACGATCTTTACAATCAGGACGGCACCACTCAAACCAACTTGAGCGGTGGTATTCAAGGTGGTATATCCAATGGTATGGACATCTATTTCAAAGTTGCCTTTAAACCAGTTGCCACCATCATGCAAGATCAGCCAACGATTAATTCTAAGGGTGAACAAACGCAGATGCAAGGAAAAGGGCGGCACGATCCATGTGTGGTACCTAGAGCGGTTCCTATTGTTGAAGCCATGGCCGCGCTCGTATTGGCAGACCATTATCTGAGAAGTAGAACATCACGAGTATGA
- a CDS encoding energy transducer TonB, producing the protein MNKPFITFFLLLFILPTISFSQTLDDLSRRDKKKIDKTFKAYATQDFDSARKLMNKCLQSDDLKDLSQVQLLDAHIYFAERDMNKAKEAYLKTLESAPIGSPLTNIAQIGISRSVERIMREKDFDANKLPKVKKDSIAKKKTTIDTSLTTVPFAIIERVPVYPGCDANQTNLELKACMQDAVSAHVSNEFDTDIATLTGILGKISIRVQFKIDDTGKVVDVHAKSINPILEEEAIRVVSSITQMQPGEQKGVPVSVVYALPIIFYVE; encoded by the coding sequence ATGAATAAACCTTTTATTACTTTTTTCCTTTTGCTATTTATTCTGCCGACTATTTCTTTTAGTCAAACACTTGATGATTTATCGCGCCGAGATAAAAAGAAAATCGACAAAACTTTTAAGGCTTATGCTACGCAAGATTTTGACAGCGCTCGCAAATTGATGAATAAATGTTTGCAGTCTGATGATCTCAAGGATTTGAGTCAGGTTCAATTATTGGATGCCCATATCTATTTTGCTGAACGAGATATGAATAAAGCAAAAGAAGCTTATCTCAAAACATTAGAAAGCGCTCCTATTGGAAGTCCGCTCACTAATATTGCACAGATAGGTATCTCTCGATCTGTAGAAAGAATAATGAGAGAAAAAGATTTTGATGCTAATAAGCTACCTAAAGTTAAAAAGGATTCGATCGCAAAAAAGAAAACCACAATAGATACATCACTGACTACTGTGCCTTTTGCAATTATTGAAAGAGTACCAGTCTATCCTGGTTGTGATGCAAACCAAACCAATCTTGAATTAAAAGCTTGCATGCAAGATGCTGTAAGCGCTCATGTGTCAAATGAATTCGATACCGATATTGCCACTCTTACTGGGATTCTAGGAAAGATCTCTATACGTGTTCAATTTAAAATTGATGATACTGGAAAGGTTGTTGATGTACATGCAAAATCAATTAATCCTATCCTAGAAGAAGAAGCTATTCGTGTAGTATCAAGCATAACACAAATGCAGCCCGGCGAACAAAAAGGTGTGCCAGTAAGCGTGGTATATGCATTGCCTATTATCTTTTACGTGGAATAA
- a CDS encoding PhnA domain-containing protein: MSDQLKDLQERSENQCELCSSRESLLIYEIPDSPADVKDTSILACSTCVDQLTDANQVQPNHWRALNDSMWSTVPAVQVVAYRMLHQLKNEGWPADLLDMMYLEDDVKNWAEAGIQRGPKMIHRDSNGHVLTKGDSIVLIKDLDVKGANFTAKRGTAVRNISLVHDNENHIEGKVNGQHIVILTQYVKKS; encoded by the coding sequence ATGTCAGATCAATTAAAAGACTTACAGGAACGATCAGAAAATCAATGTGAATTGTGTTCTTCTCGAGAATCCTTGCTCATATACGAGATTCCTGATTCACCTGCTGATGTGAAGGATACGAGCATTTTGGCATGCAGTACCTGTGTAGATCAATTGACAGATGCAAATCAAGTGCAGCCCAATCACTGGCGTGCTCTTAATGATAGTATGTGGAGCACCGTGCCAGCCGTCCAGGTAGTTGCTTACCGCATGTTGCATCAGCTTAAGAATGAAGGCTGGCCAGCAGATTTACTCGATATGATGTATCTAGAAGATGATGTTAAAAATTGGGCTGAAGCCGGCATTCAACGCGGTCCAAAAATGATACATCGCGACTCAAACGGTCATGTACTAACCAAAGGCGATAGCATCGTGCTCATCAAAGATCTTGATGTGAAAGGTGCCAACTTTACAGCAAAGCGCGGTACAGCAGTTCGTAATATTTCACTGGTTCATGACAATGAGAATCACATTGAAGGTAAAGTTAATGGTCAACACATTGTGATACTGACGCAGTACGTGAAGAAAAGCTAG
- a CDS encoding tol-pal system YbgF family protein — protein MKRTLLVMMMSLFALNSYAQTSELSKDYRRSIKLYQKHKYARAIRQCIKAFEKNEGSVNADAQIFLGNLYYANQEYKEAQKAYLEAIQSLKIGSDKVILLQNYIARAKVHIKHSGNNCHPNNSIQEDLKNDLIYMSSNEKIESLDKMATYRGCEKEETATATDKCLHYYINDLVTYNFDDGLYDAINWKGHAFIGGHFTIEKDGSLSDIQPFSSHPLFELEAIRILQSITDIEPAIYDGNAVRLRENLHVHL, from the coding sequence TTGAAACGTACTCTATTGGTGATGATGATGTCACTATTTGCCTTGAATTCTTATGCCCAAACAAGCGAGTTATCTAAGGACTATAGGAGATCTATCAAGCTTTATCAAAAACATAAATATGCCCGTGCCATACGCCAATGCATAAAAGCATTTGAGAAAAATGAGGGTTCCGTAAATGCTGACGCTCAAATTTTTCTAGGAAATTTATATTATGCAAATCAAGAATATAAAGAGGCTCAAAAAGCCTATCTAGAAGCAATACAATCCTTGAAAATAGGAAGCGACAAGGTAATTCTATTGCAGAATTACATAGCAAGAGCAAAGGTCCACATCAAACATTCTGGAAACAACTGCCATCCTAACAATAGTATCCAGGAAGATCTAAAAAACGATTTAATCTACATGAGCAGCAATGAAAAAATAGAAAGCCTTGATAAGATGGCGACCTACCGCGGTTGTGAGAAAGAAGAAACCGCTACGGCAACCGATAAATGTCTGCACTATTATATAAATGATTTAGTGACTTATAATTTTGATGACGGTCTATATGATGCTATTAATTGGAAAGGGCATGCTTTTATAGGCGGTCATTTTACTATTGAAAAAGATGGTTCACTATCTGATATACAGCCGTTTTCATCGCACCCATTATTTGAATTAGAGGCGATTAGAATTTTACAAAGTATTACTGACATCGAGCCAGCTATCTATGATGGGAACGCCGTAAGATTGCGTGAGAACCTGCATGTACATTTGTAG
- the gldG gene encoding gliding motility-associated ABC transporter substrate-binding protein GldG — MIKKLVLLVAGLILVNLLSTQFYERIDMTDDDRYTLSSTALDYLNDAELPILIDVFLDGELPAEFLKLKQETRQLLEEMSNEHPELKYEFIDPTEGLNEQERNQVIQQLAREGVQAARTTILDQGKETNIVVFPYAIIAYDGKRTAIPLLKSVARSTTEQRVNSSIQQLEYQLIDGLRKVSREKEKSIAILRDSGELSDLQIADFIRSLQAYYKVAPFGIEFVTTSDSVQPRQVLNALNQYDLVIEAKPTIAFSQTKNYILDQYLMNGGNLLLAADPIIMENDSLANEQQTAYALPRDLNLDEMLFRYGLRLKKGLIKDLQSGPIALATGQGRNTQYEAFKWPYYPIASGSQDIAITKNLEEVKFEYTGSIDTLNSSNRKQILLSSSENTRVVTLPTAISLSELERDINPDNYQSDSQILSVISQGNFTSAFKNRVKPFDNPDHKDQSNYSCIFLSADGDIMKNQVDRGQPLDLGYDLRTGQLYGNKEFLLNVVNSILADDGLINLRNKDYQIAFLDVERSYDQRILWQLLNIVAPILLVFGFGALFIALRKRRYAH; from the coding sequence ATGATCAAAAAGCTTGTATTACTGGTAGCAGGATTGATTCTAGTCAATTTGCTGTCAACGCAGTTTTATGAACGCATTGACATGACAGACGATGACCGCTACACGCTATCATCAACAGCTCTAGATTACTTGAATGATGCAGAGCTGCCAATTCTTATAGACGTATTCCTGGATGGCGAGTTACCTGCAGAGTTCTTGAAACTTAAGCAAGAAACACGACAGTTGCTGGAAGAGATGAGTAATGAGCATCCAGAGTTGAAATATGAATTTATAGATCCTACCGAAGGTCTTAACGAGCAAGAGCGTAATCAAGTAATCCAACAGTTGGCTCGTGAAGGCGTGCAAGCTGCGAGAACAACCATTCTAGATCAAGGAAAAGAAACTAATATCGTTGTTTTTCCTTATGCTATTATTGCCTACGATGGTAAACGTACGGCGATACCGCTGTTAAAGTCGGTAGCAAGATCGACAACTGAACAACGCGTAAATTCCAGTATTCAGCAGCTGGAATATCAATTAATTGATGGTTTGCGCAAGGTTTCTAGAGAGAAAGAGAAGTCCATCGCCATATTGCGCGATAGCGGTGAATTGAGTGATTTGCAAATAGCAGATTTTATAAGATCACTGCAGGCCTATTATAAAGTAGCACCGTTTGGAATTGAGTTTGTAACCACGAGCGACAGCGTCCAACCTAGACAAGTACTCAACGCATTGAATCAATATGATCTTGTTATCGAGGCCAAACCAACGATAGCTTTCTCACAAACCAAAAACTACATTCTAGATCAATACTTGATGAATGGAGGTAATTTGCTACTCGCTGCTGATCCAATCATTATGGAAAATGATAGCCTAGCAAATGAGCAACAAACAGCTTATGCGCTACCCAGAGATCTCAACCTTGACGAGATGCTATTCCGTTATGGATTGCGGCTTAAAAAGGGATTGATTAAAGACTTGCAGAGCGGTCCAATCGCACTTGCCACAGGTCAAGGTAGGAATACACAATACGAGGCATTTAAATGGCCGTACTACCCTATCGCTTCAGGTAGTCAGGATATCGCCATTACCAAAAATCTTGAAGAAGTCAAGTTTGAATACACAGGCAGCATCGACACGTTGAACAGTTCAAACCGAAAACAAATTTTGCTTTCAAGCAGTGAAAACACCCGAGTTGTCACCTTGCCAACCGCTATATCCCTATCTGAACTAGAGCGTGACATCAACCCGGATAACTATCAATCAGACAGTCAGATACTGTCGGTTATATCTCAAGGTAATTTTACAAGCGCCTTCAAAAATAGAGTCAAGCCGTTCGACAATCCAGATCATAAAGATCAAAGCAATTACAGCTGCATATTCCTAAGTGCTGATGGCGATATTATGAAGAATCAAGTAGATAGAGGACAACCGCTGGATCTAGGATATGACTTGAGAACTGGACAGCTTTATGGCAACAAGGAATTTTTGCTCAATGTAGTTAATTCCATCCTTGCCGATGACGGATTGATCAATCTACGTAATAAGGATTATCAAATAGCCTTTCTGGACGTGGAGCGATCCTATGATCAACGTATCTTATGGCAGCTCCTGAACATTGTTGCTCCTATTCTATTGGTCTTTGGATTTGGTGCCTTATTTATCGCGTTGCGCAAAAGGCGATACGCTCACTAG
- the gldF gene encoding gliding motility-associated ABC transporter permease subunit GldF, with product MIAIYFKELKGYFSTLTGYLIIALFLLVSGLMTFVMDSDSNLLNYGFADMTPFFMLLPWLFIFLIPAVCMRSFTAERELGTLELLITRPIAAWQLVLGKYLAVFTLVLFALIPTLIYVISIGILGEQSFNLDTGSTISGYLGAILSSLIFIAIAIWCSIIAYNQIVAFLLAAVICFFFYFGFEGIAGYLNTDNTVTALGMKYHYESMARGVIDTRDLIYFISVAAFFYLLGVFTLENSIDKS from the coding sequence ATGATAGCGATCTACTTCAAGGAACTTAAGGGATACTTCAGTACGCTGACTGGCTACCTGATTATTGCCTTGTTCCTGCTTGTGAGTGGATTGATGACCTTTGTCATGGACAGCGACAGCAATCTGCTTAATTATGGCTTTGCAGATATGACTCCGTTTTTTATGTTGTTGCCTTGGTTGTTTATCTTCTTGATTCCTGCCGTGTGTATGCGATCTTTCACTGCGGAAAGAGAGTTGGGAACACTAGAATTACTCATTACAAGGCCAATTGCTGCATGGCAATTAGTTTTAGGAAAATACTTGGCGGTTTTCACACTTGTCCTTTTTGCGTTGATTCCAACCTTAATTTATGTAATTAGCATTGGAATTTTAGGTGAGCAAAGTTTCAATCTGGATACTGGAAGTACCATCAGTGGCTATCTAGGAGCAATATTGTCTTCGTTAATATTTATCGCGATCGCCATTTGGTGTAGCATCATCGCTTATAATCAAATCGTGGCATTTCTATTAGCAGCGGTAATTTGCTTTTTCTTCTACTTTGGATTTGAAGGTATTGCTGGTTATTTGAATACAGACAATACGGTTACTGCATTAGGCATGAAGTACCATTATGAAAGTATGGCGCGCGGCGTTATTGACACACGAGATCTTATTTACTTTATAAGTGTTGCAGCTTTTTTCTATTTACTAGGAGTTTTTACTCTTGAAAACAGTATTGATAAGTCATGA
- a CDS encoding dicarboxylate/amino acid:cation symporter — MKKLALHWQILIGMTAGIIFGFIMVQPSWGPEFVADWINPFGTIFVNLLKLIAVPLILASLIKGISDLKDIAKFRNMGLRTIIIYIATTIIAITLGLGLVNLLNPGSGISQDTIENLSSTYEGNSNIAGKLATAAAQKDAGPLQALVDMVPDNAVAAMSNNSLMLQVIFFAIFLGISMLLIGEDRAKPLKDFFDSLNDVVLKMVDLIMLTAPFAVFALLANVVVSADDPEILLALLFYAGTVVLGLLCMIAVYCLIFWFYVGKSPLWFLNKIAPAQLLAFSTSSSAATLPVTMERVEEHMGVEKEVASFVLPVGATINMDGTSLYQAVAAVFVCQALGIDLTLGAQLTIILTALLASIGSAAVPGAGMVMLVIVLESIDFPAELLPVALALIFAVDRPLDMLRTTVNVTGDATVASVVAKSLGKFGEPDVKDWDDNLDEVTS; from the coding sequence ATGAAAAAATTAGCATTACACTGGCAAATATTAATCGGGATGACCGCTGGAATCATCTTTGGTTTCATCATGGTGCAGCCATCTTGGGGTCCTGAATTTGTAGCAGATTGGATCAATCCATTCGGTACCATATTTGTCAATTTGCTCAAGCTTATTGCAGTGCCACTTATTCTAGCCTCCTTGATCAAAGGAATTTCTGATCTTAAGGATATTGCGAAATTCCGCAACATGGGATTACGTACTATTATCATTTACATAGCAACCACGATAATTGCTATAACACTAGGATTAGGACTGGTTAATTTATTGAATCCTGGTTCAGGAATCTCTCAAGACACCATCGAGAATTTGAGTTCAACCTATGAGGGTAATTCAAACATCGCAGGCAAATTAGCCACCGCAGCAGCGCAAAAAGATGCAGGGCCACTACAAGCTCTAGTAGATATGGTTCCAGATAATGCTGTCGCTGCCATGTCTAATAACAGCCTTATGCTACAGGTGATTTTCTTCGCCATATTTCTAGGTATTTCCATGCTATTAATAGGTGAGGATCGAGCGAAACCACTTAAAGATTTCTTTGATTCACTCAATGATGTAGTGCTTAAAATGGTGGATCTGATTATGCTCACGGCTCCTTTTGCGGTGTTTGCACTACTTGCTAATGTGGTTGTAAGTGCTGACGATCCAGAGATCCTTCTGGCATTATTATTCTATGCAGGAACCGTTGTTTTGGGATTACTGTGTATGATTGCGGTTTACTGTTTGATATTTTGGTTTTATGTGGGTAAATCACCACTATGGTTTCTCAATAAGATTGCACCAGCTCAATTACTTGCATTCTCAACCAGCTCCAGTGCTGCCACCTTACCTGTCACCATGGAACGTGTTGAGGAACACATGGGCGTTGAGAAAGAGGTTGCCAGTTTCGTATTACCAGTAGGTGCGACCATTAACATGGACGGTACAAGTTTGTATCAGGCAGTTGCAGCCGTATTCGTATGTCAAGCATTGGGAATTGATCTTACGTTGGGCGCACAACTAACTATCATTCTAACGGCTTTACTAGCATCCATAGGTAGTGCCGCGGTTCCTGGTGCTGGTATGGTGATGCTGGTTATCGTGTTGGAGTCCATCGATTTTCCTGCTGAGCTTCTTCCAGTCGCACTAGCGCTCATCTTTGCGGTAGATCGACCTCTAGACATGCTACGCACCACAGTCAATGTGACTGGTGATGCAACGGTTGCTTCGGTGGTGGCAAAATCGCTGGGCAAATTCGGCGAGCCAGATGTGAAGGATTGGGATGATAATCTTGATGAAGTTACTTCATAG
- a CDS encoding N-formylglutamate amidohydrolase: MSIREILRKIENEEIFHAVADDYSFSIKIDDYVPYACAAIHDGHNFSKDLWSNCLHTAHDRWYEEDPATGTMISSLPITIISHDSRFEYDLNRSPEDAIYDTAWGKKLWKHPLSDDLKQRALDKHEAFYRVVLQLIVKLEELFGSVVFYDLHSYNKNRWDREVPVFNLGTSNVDQNEYRQAIEQWQEFLNKMTLPIDQKVTCAINDVFQGNGFFLKYITDNSVNSLVLATEVSKIYCDEDTGVIYPEVVHALSDQLKYYIQSHAHRFYDRHHTQDF; encoded by the coding sequence ATGTCCATCAGAGAAATCCTGCGCAAGATCGAGAACGAAGAAATTTTTCATGCCGTGGCAGATGATTACTCATTCTCTATAAAAATTGATGATTACGTTCCCTATGCTTGTGCGGCGATTCACGATGGTCACAACTTCAGTAAAGATCTGTGGTCTAACTGTTTGCATACTGCCCACGATCGCTGGTATGAGGAAGATCCTGCGACCGGCACCATGATTTCATCTTTACCCATTACCATTATCTCTCACGATAGCAGGTTTGAATACGACCTTAATCGATCACCTGAAGATGCTATTTATGATACCGCTTGGGGCAAGAAATTATGGAAACATCCATTGAGTGATGATCTTAAACAACGTGCACTTGATAAGCATGAGGCATTTTATCGAGTCGTGTTGCAGCTTATTGTGAAGTTGGAAGAACTATTTGGTAGTGTTGTTTTTTATGATCTACATTCTTATAACAAGAATCGCTGGGATCGAGAGGTTCCCGTTTTTAATTTAGGAACATCAAATGTCGATCAAAATGAATACAGACAAGCGATTGAGCAATGGCAGGAATTTTTGAACAAAATGACCTTGCCAATTGACCAAAAGGTAACCTGTGCAATCAATGATGTCTTTCAGGGCAATGGATTCTTTTTGAAATATATTACTGATAACTCTGTAAACTCGTTAGTTCTCGCGACTGAGGTTTCTAAAATCTACTGCGATGAAGATACAGGTGTGATATATCCAGAGGTTGTACATGCATTAAGCGATCAACTCAAGTATTACATACAATCGCATGCCCATCGATTTTATGACAGACACCACACACAAGATTTTTAG
- the gshB gene encoding glutathione synthase yields the protein MNVCFIMYPWEEIVPENDTTLALIHECVKRGHTVAIATPANLTIRDSIAYAFSKVLRRMDKVPAQLKSFYKRAELKEKMLPLAGFDVIMMRANPPLDPIALNFLDSVKDDTFIVNDIEGLRKANNKLYTACFDDPDNTIIPRTHVSKNKEYLKSVIKENPRDRMIMKPLNGFGGSGVIMIEKNAMHNVNSLMDFYIDNKDGTTNYIILQDYIEGAEQGDSRILLLNGQPIGAVRRVPGSEDHRSNISAGGTFERHVLNKAEKALCRKIGQKLVDDGLYFVGIDVINGMLVEVNVMSPGGITYINKVSKVKLQEKVIDFFEDKTEEQVKALHRKTKLKNSLIDE from the coding sequence ATGAATGTTTGTTTTATCATGTATCCATGGGAAGAAATCGTGCCAGAAAACGACACGACTCTTGCCTTAATCCACGAGTGCGTTAAGCGCGGTCATACCGTTGCTATCGCGACTCCTGCAAACTTGACAATACGTGATAGTATTGCTTATGCGTTTTCTAAAGTATTGCGCAGAATGGATAAGGTGCCTGCGCAACTCAAATCATTCTATAAACGTGCGGAACTTAAGGAAAAAATGTTGCCGCTGGCAGGATTTGATGTGATCATGATGAGAGCAAATCCACCACTGGATCCTATCGCGCTCAATTTTCTGGACAGTGTTAAGGATGATACGTTTATCGTAAATGATATAGAAGGATTGCGCAAAGCAAATAACAAACTCTATACGGCATGTTTTGATGATCCTGATAACACGATCATACCACGTACGCATGTTTCTAAAAACAAAGAGTACCTAAAATCTGTCATTAAGGAAAACCCTAGAGATCGTATGATTATGAAGCCATTAAATGGTTTTGGCGGTAGTGGCGTGATCATGATTGAGAAAAACGCGATGCACAATGTGAACTCTCTCATGGATTTTTACATTGATAATAAGGACGGTACAACCAACTATATCATTTTGCAGGACTATATCGAGGGCGCAGAACAAGGCGACTCTCGTATTCTGTTGTTAAATGGTCAACCTATAGGCGCTGTACGACGTGTTCCAGGTAGTGAAGATCATAGATCAAACATAAGCGCTGGTGGTACTTTTGAAAGGCACGTGCTCAATAAAGCGGAAAAAGCATTGTGCCGCAAAATAGGGCAGAAGCTCGTTGATGACGGCTTGTACTTTGTAGGTATAGACGTAATCAACGGCATGCTGGTAGAGGTAAATGTAATGTCGCCAGGCGGCATTACCTACATCAATAAAGTAAGCAAGGTCAAGTTGCAAGAGAAAGTGATTGACTTTTTTGAAGATAAAACGGAAGAACAAGTAAAAGCCTTGCACCGCAAGACCAAATTAAAAAATAGCCTTATCGATGAATAA
- a CDS encoding putative quinol monooxygenase: MITRIVKMHFEQDKVEDFKTMFDEIKDDIRKQTGCSLLELYQDAHDETVFFTYSYWNTENDLNNYRHSSLFKEIWPKTKAMFSQPASANTVNKIQILK; encoded by the coding sequence ATGATTACACGTATTGTAAAAATGCATTTTGAGCAGGATAAAGTTGAAGATTTCAAGACCATGTTTGACGAGATCAAAGATGATATACGCAAACAGACCGGTTGCTCGTTGCTAGAACTGTATCAGGATGCCCACGATGAGACCGTATTTTTTACTTACAGCTACTGGAATACGGAAAATGACCTCAATAATTACCGACACAGCTCGTTATTTAAGGAAATCTGGCCTAAAACCAAGGCTATGTTCTCACAACCTGCCAGTGCCAATACGGTAAACAAAATCCAGATCTTAAAATGA
- a CDS encoding flavohemoglobin expression-modulating QEGLA motif protein, translating into MNDAVREEYQVVLDIDDNINRLVRNLELLAFINPLNIAAERKQFYRAKYRYNPQFKYRKVRFDTYKLHRLFYSQRLKDIQDDRLRELYKDVIYTYSGLLQCIESIAQPDNKFYFNSLRFYGTPTDRMVENAKFILHYESDVQESAQFQNNISTQDAIEFFNEYKRLYSFDFDIKTSSAMSASAMVSNKDQRLILKKNHLFSQHQLNVLAHHEIGVHLVTTFNADAQPLKIFSNGFPNNVETQEGLAVYAEYMSGNLTLTRLKELAYRVIATDSLIKGNDFMETFDLIHGHYKLDRDKAFNITLRTHRGGGFTKDALYLSGLQKVYSRHQQDIGMDHILLGKCSIEYEDTVKYMEQLGLVTPMAHQSLSLQNNHNTDKRVEWILNNLK; encoded by the coding sequence ATGAATGATGCAGTGAGAGAAGAGTACCAGGTGGTACTTGACATTGATGATAATATTAATAGACTGGTACGCAATTTGGAATTGCTGGCATTTATCAATCCGTTGAATATAGCTGCGGAGCGTAAGCAATTTTACCGCGCAAAATACCGATACAACCCACAATTCAAGTATCGTAAGGTGCGATTTGATACCTATAAGCTACATCGCTTATTCTACAGCCAGCGATTAAAGGATATTCAGGATGATCGATTGAGAGAGTTATACAAGGATGTAATCTATACCTACAGTGGCTTATTACAATGTATTGAAAGCATAGCGCAGCCCGATAATAAATTCTATTTCAATAGTTTGCGATTTTATGGCACACCAACAGATCGCATGGTTGAAAATGCAAAATTCATACTGCATTACGAGTCTGACGTTCAGGAATCTGCCCAGTTTCAAAATAACATCTCTACCCAAGATGCGATTGAATTTTTCAATGAGTACAAGCGTTTGTATTCCTTTGATTTTGATATAAAGACCAGTAGTGCGATGAGCGCCAGTGCCATGGTTTCTAATAAGGATCAGCGGTTAATTCTTAAGAAAAATCATTTATTCTCACAGCACCAACTCAATGTGTTGGCGCATCACGAGATAGGTGTGCACCTAGTGACAACCTTTAATGCAGACGCACAACCGTTGAAGATTTTCAGCAATGGTTTTCCCAATAATGTAGAGACCCAAGAAGGCCTCGCTGTCTATGCAGAATATATGAGCGGCAACCTAACGCTCACCAGACTCAAAGAGCTTGCTTATAGGGTTATCGCAACCGATAGCTTGATCAAAGGCAATGACTTCATGGAAACATTTGACCTCATTCACGGCCATTACAAATTAGATCGAGATAAGGCTTTCAACATCACGTTGCGAACGCATCGTGGTGGCGGTTTTACTAAGGATGCTTTATATCTTTCTGGCTTGCAAAAAGTATATAGCAGGCACCAACAGGACATCGGTATGGATCACATACTGTTAGGTAAATGTTCTATTGAATATGAAGACACGGTCAAGTACATGGAACAATTGGGTCTTGTTACACCTATGGCTCATCAATCGTTATCATTGCAAAACAACCACAACACAGACAAGCGTGTAGAGTGGATTTTAAATAATTTGAAGTAG